Proteins from one Hemiscyllium ocellatum isolate sHemOce1 chromosome 8, sHemOce1.pat.X.cur, whole genome shotgun sequence genomic window:
- the atp6v1d gene encoding V-type proton ATPase subunit D: MSGKERIEIFPSRMAQTIMKARLKGAQTGRNLLKKKSDALTLRFRQILKKIIETKTLMGEVMREAAFSLAEAKFTAGDFSTTVIQNVNKAQVKVRAKKDNVAGVVLPVFEHYQEGGDSYELTGLARGGEQLAKLKRNYAKAVELLVELASLQTSFVTLDEAIKITNRRVNAIEHVIIPRIERTLSYIITELDEREREEFYRLKKIQEKKKQLKEKREKEQEGQRIKSTNAPANLLEEEKDEDLLFD; this comes from the exons ATGTCAGGCAAAGAGAGGATCGAGATCTTTCCATCTCGAAT GGCACAAACTATAATGAAGGCCCGTTTAAAAGGTGCTCAGACTGGTCGCAACCTACTAAAGAAAAAGTCTGATGCCCTTACCCTGCGTTTCAGACAAATCCTGAAAAAGATTATAGAG ACTAAGACGCTGATGGGTGAAGTAATGAGGGAAGCAGCCTTTTCCTTAGCTGAAGCCAAATTCACTGCTGGAGACTTCAG caCTACTGTGATCCAGAATGTGAACAAGGCACAGGTTAAGGTTCGAGCTAAAAAAGACAATGTAGCAG GTGTTGTACTACCGGTGTTTGAGCATTACCAGGAAGGAGGAGACA GTTATGAGTTGACTGGCCTGGCCAGAGGAGGAGAACAACTGGCTAAACTTAAGAGAAATTATGCAAAAGCAGTGGAGCTTCTGGTTGAACTGGCATCACTGCAG ACCTCCTTTGTGACACTGGATGAAGCTATTAAAATTACCAATAGACGTGTAAATGCAATTGAACATG TGATAATTCCTCGGATTGAGCGCACATTATCTTATATCATAACTGAGTTGGATGAGCGAGAAAGGGAAGAATTTTATAG ATTGAAAAAGATTCAGGAAAAGAAAAAGCAGTtaaaggagaagagagagaaagaacaggaaggcCAAAGGATAAAATCTACCAATGCACCAGCCAACCTACTTGAAGAAGAAAAGGACGAGGACCTGCTGTTTGACTGA